One genomic region from Gossypium hirsutum isolate 1008001.06 chromosome D13, Gossypium_hirsutum_v2.1, whole genome shotgun sequence encodes:
- the LOC107919291 gene encoding uncharacterized protein has product MRDSAAQSEARALTHTYAIRARKEATAPDIIAVSEKKLPVEPTDYDIQVTNPLGQNEFDVILGMNWLTKHDAVENCKEKWIDLKCETGEVISVESGNTKDNVRIISAFSAQWLMRKGNEAFLAYILDTRDSKSKLEQLLVINEFTDVFFEELLGLQPNRKVEFVTYVVLETVPISVTRYLTAPAKLKDLKTQLQELLDKGFIRPSMSP; this is encoded by the exons ATGAGGGATTCTGCTGCCCAGTCAGAGGCTAGGGCCCTTACACATACTTATGCCATCCGAGCAAGGAAGGAAGCTACGGCTCCGGACATAATTGCTG TATCAGAaaagaaattgcctgttgaaccTACCGATTATGATATTCAAGTCACTAATCCATTAGGTCAAAAT gaatttgatgttattctgggaaTGAATTGGTTAACCAAGCATGATGCTGTagaaaattgtaaagaaaaatggATTGATCTGAAATGTGAGACAGGGGAAGTAATTTCGGTTGAGTCTGGGAATACAAAAGATAATGTTAGAATTATTTCAGCTTTTTCAGCCCAATGGTTAATGAGAAAAGGTAATGAGGCATTTTTAGCTTACATTCTTGATACTCGGGATTCTAAATCGAAGTTAGAACAGTTGCTAGTTATTAATGAGTTTACTGATGTATTTTTTGAGGAATTGCTAGGTTTACAACCAAATCGTAAAGTTGAGTTCGTGACTTATGTGGTTCTGGAAACAGTTCCGATATCAGTAACACGATATCTTACGGCACCAGCTAAGTTAAAGGATTTAAAGACACAATTGCAAGAGTTATTAGACAAAGGGTTCATCAGGCCGAGCATGTCTCCTTAG